In Drosophila pseudoobscura strain MV-25-SWS-2005 chromosome 4, UCI_Dpse_MV25, whole genome shotgun sequence, the following proteins share a genomic window:
- the LOC6902425 gene encoding uncharacterized protein, producing MDYLGYVAKRTAFFHRELRSDFGDFIRAAASMAVGVVLGWIVGLLALGIYQLALFLGAKPNDLPEPSDENIDADLQEGLLTVDPRERRDDRWLEAYWEAQYQQRRVQLRQQAAARNQSAAST from the coding sequence atgGATTATTTGGGATATGTGGCAAAACGCACTGCCTTTTTCCACCGCGAACTCCGCTCGGACTTTGGAGACTTCATCAGGGCCGCCGCAAGCATGGCCGTTGGGGTAGTGCTGGGCTGGATCGTCGGTCTCCTGGCCCTGGGCATCTACCAGTTGGCTCTGTTTCTGGGAGCCAAACCCAATGACTTGCCCGAACCATCGGATGAAAATATCGATGCGGATCTGCAGGAAGGGCTTTTGACGGTGGATCCAAGGGAACGGCGGGACGATAGATGGTTGGAGGCCTACTGGGAGGCCCAGTATCAGCAGCGAAGAGTGCAGCTTCGacagcaggcggcagcaaGGAACCAATCAGCCGCGTCCACTTGA